One Gadus morhua chromosome 1, gadMor3.0, whole genome shotgun sequence DNA segment encodes these proteins:
- the fitm2 gene encoding acyl-coenzyme A diphosphatase FITM2 — translation MAACLDVIVEKLVSLWRISAVRQNIHWFFLVVSILGSVLKEFQLVPPSYFSGPKTFLNVYLVKVGWGWTLLLLTPFLLLSNSALNRDVAFLLRRVLSLVTATACWFVCTETFLYIENVTGSCFATAALDVSHTDLMSKTSCVRAGLHWHGFDVSGHSFLLLYSSLFIMEETAPMAHLKTASLSTLPRVVVQLLYIALNVLVVVWIFMFVCTSVYFHDPSQKLVGSLCAILAWHGTYRVWYLRPWSPGLPPLRQFKPQKQRA, via the exons ATGGCGGCCTGCTTGGACGTCATTGTGGAAAAGTTGGTGTCACTTTGGAGGATATCGGCGGTGCGACAAAACATCCATTGGTTCTTCCTGGTTGTTTCGATCCTGGGCTCTGTTCTCAAAGAGTTCCAGCTCGTTCCTCCCTCGTATTTCAGCGGGCCCAAAACCTTCCTGAACGT GTACCTGGTGAAGGTAGGCTGGGGATggactctgctgctgctgacgcCCTTCCTGCTGCTCTCCAACTCTGCCCTGAACCGGGATGTGGCCTTTCTGCTCCGACGGGTGCTCTCACTGGTCACAGCGACGGCCTGTTGGTTTGTCTGCACTGAGACATTCCTCTACATAGAAAATGTCACCGGCTCGTGTTTTGCCACGGCTGCCCTGGACGTCAGCCACACAGACCTCATGTCAAAGACCTCCTGTGTGAGGGCCGGCCTTCACTGGCACGGCTTCGACGTCTCGGGACactccttcctgctcctctactcctctctcttcatcatgGAGGAGACGGCACCCATGGCTCACCTGAAGACAGCCAGTCTGTCCACCCTACCCAGAGTAGTCGTCCAGCTGTTGTACATCGCCCTGAACGTACtcgtagtggtttggatattcatgtttgtgtgtacctcTGTGTACTTCCACGACCCGTCTCAGAAGTTGGTGGGGAGCCTCTGTGCCATACTGGCCTGGCATGGGACTTATAGGGTGTGGTATCTTAGGCCATggtcccctggtctccccccgcTCCGCCAGTTCAAACCACAGAAACAACGAGCCTAG